A stretch of Roseovarius sp. M141 DNA encodes these proteins:
- a CDS encoding trimethylamine methyltransferase family protein: MTEDLKRRKRTGGRAGNADRRGTAVIEQMPWNPPLNIDRPTEPLNDAGIAAIHDGAMRILEEIGIEILNPEALEIFRASTGCTISGTNLRMGREFVMEEVAKAPEQWTITPRNPDRRITMGGRHLNFGNVSSPPSYWDMKLGRKVTGTREMCANLLKLSQYFNCIHFTGGYPVEPQDIHASVRHLDVMYDALTLTDKVCHAYSLGKERVEDVMEMVRIAGGHSHDEFDATPRMFTNINSTSPLKHDAPMLDGWMRLARRGQGLVVTPFTLAGAMAPVTMAGAVAQSLAEALVAVVLAQLVRPGAPCAIGTFTSNVDMKSGAPAFGTPEYMRATQMTGQLARLYKLPMRASGVCAANVPDAQATWETSNSLWSAVQSGTNMVYHAAGWLEGGLIASPEKFVMDCEILQHIQRYMDPMLTATGPDEIAVDAIAEVGDQGHFFGIQHTQDRYTTAFYQPFLSDWRNFEAWEADGGVWTAQRAHQLVQDILASFEPPALDEAIREELADFVARRKSEGGAPTDY; the protein is encoded by the coding sequence ATGACCGAAGACCTGAAGCGCCGCAAACGGACCGGTGGCCGTGCCGGAAACGCGGATCGTCGCGGCACGGCGGTGATCGAGCAGATGCCGTGGAATCCACCGCTCAACATCGACCGCCCGACCGAGCCGCTGAACGATGCCGGAATCGCCGCGATCCATGACGGCGCCATGCGCATTCTGGAGGAGATCGGGATCGAGATCCTGAACCCCGAGGCACTTGAGATATTCCGGGCCAGCACCGGCTGCACCATTTCCGGCACCAACCTGCGTATGGGCCGCGAGTTCGTGATGGAGGAGGTGGCCAAAGCCCCCGAGCAGTGGACGATCACGCCGCGCAATCCCGACCGCCGCATTACCATGGGCGGACGCCATCTGAACTTCGGCAACGTGTCGTCGCCGCCCAGCTATTGGGATATGAAGCTGGGCCGCAAGGTGACTGGCACGCGCGAGATGTGCGCCAACCTGCTGAAGCTAAGCCAGTATTTCAACTGCATCCATTTCACCGGTGGCTATCCGGTCGAGCCGCAGGACATTCACGCCTCGGTGCGTCATCTTGATGTGATGTACGATGCGCTGACCCTGACGGACAAGGTTTGCCACGCCTATAGTCTGGGCAAGGAGCGGGTCGAGGATGTGATGGAAATGGTGCGCATCGCCGGTGGGCACAGCCACGACGAATTCGACGCGACCCCCCGCATGTTCACCAACATCAACTCGACCTCGCCGCTGAAACACGACGCGCCGATGCTGGACGGCTGGATGCGCCTTGCGCGGCGGGGGCAGGGGCTGGTGGTGACACCCTTCACGCTGGCGGGCGCGATGGCGCCGGTGACGATGGCGGGTGCAGTTGCGCAATCGCTGGCCGAGGCGCTGGTGGCGGTGGTCCTTGCCCAGCTGGTGCGCCCCGGCGCGCCCTGCGCGATCGGCACGTTTACCTCCAACGTCGATATGAAATCCGGCGCGCCCGCGTTCGGTACGCCCGAATACATGCGCGCAACGCAGATGACCGGGCAACTGGCGCGCCTCTACAAGCTGCCGATGCGCGCCAGCGGCGTCTGCGCCGCGAACGTGCCCGATGCGCAGGCAACGTGGGAGACGTCGAACAGCCTGTGGTCTGCGGTGCAATCGGGCACCAACATGGTCTATCACGCGGCGGGCTGGCTGGAGGGCGGGCTGATCGCCAGCCCCGAGAAGTTCGTCATGGACTGCGAGATCCTACAGCATATCCAGCGCTACATGGACCCGATGCTGACTGCCACCGGCCCGGACGAGATTGCCGTGGACGCCATCGCCGAGGTCGGCGATCAGGGTCACTTCTTTGGCATCCAGCACACGCAGGACCGCTATACGACGGCGTTCTATCAGCCCTTCCTCAGCGACTGGCGCAATTTCGAGGCATGGGAGGCCGATGGTGGTGTCTGGACTGCGCAGCGGGCGCATCAGTTGGTGCAGGACATCCTTGCCAGTTTCGAGCCACCTGCCCTGGACGAAGCCATCCGCGAAGAACTGGCGGATTTCGTCGCCCGCCGAAAATCCGAAGGCGGCGCGCCCACCGATTATTGA
- a CDS encoding DMT family transporter, whose protein sequence is MTRHPAFGLALAAFGALVLTPDAMLLRLSGMAGPQMLGWRGLFMGTALLLIWLLISRRRRADLALLGSGAGIAIVGCQFFNSTFFALGIAGAPVAIVLFGVATTPIFAALLARLLLGERTARATWFTIVAVAVGIGIAVLGGGGVVAPTGAVVFGAAAGLGVAAMLAFNFVVLRAHPHLPIPLLIGLGALCAGVAGVTVTGPAHMLDGNVWAIAITGCIILPVSFLSLSFASRHTAAANVSLLLLLETVLGPVWVWLAMGEAMTPAMLLGGGIVVGSIALYLLHVRQSVRRDTIKTTNLAAK, encoded by the coding sequence GTGACACGGCACCCGGCCTTTGGTCTGGCGCTGGCGGCGTTCGGCGCGCTGGTGCTGACGCCGGATGCGATGCTGCTTCGGCTGTCGGGCATGGCGGGGCCGCAGATGCTGGGCTGGCGCGGGCTGTTCATGGGAACGGCGCTGCTGCTGATCTGGCTGCTGATATCGCGCAGACGTCGGGCTGATCTGGCGCTGCTGGGCAGTGGCGCGGGGATTGCCATCGTGGGCTGCCAGTTCTTCAACTCGACATTCTTCGCGCTGGGCATCGCGGGGGCGCCTGTTGCGATCGTGCTGTTCGGGGTCGCGACGACGCCGATCTTTGCCGCGCTTCTCGCGCGTTTGCTGTTGGGCGAGCGGACGGCGCGCGCGACATGGTTCACCATCGTCGCCGTGGCGGTCGGGATCGGCATCGCGGTGCTGGGCGGGGGCGGAGTGGTTGCCCCGACGGGCGCCGTGGTCTTTGGCGCTGCGGCGGGGCTTGGCGTGGCGGCAATGCTGGCATTCAACTTTGTCGTGCTGCGCGCGCACCCGCATCTGCCCATTCCGCTGCTGATCGGACTTGGCGCGCTCTGCGCCGGCGTGGCGGGTGTAACCGTGACCGGCCCGGCGCATATGTTGGACGGCAACGTCTGGGCCATCGCGATCACCGGCTGCATCATCCTTCCGGTGTCCTTTTTGTCGCTATCGTTTGCATCACGGCACACGGCGGCAGCAAATGTCAGCCTGCTGCTGCTGCTTGAGACGGTGCTGGGCCCGGTCTGGGTCTGGCTGGCGATGGGCGAGGCGATGACGCCGGCCATGCTGTTGGGCGGGGGCATCGTGGTCGGGTCAATAGCGCTCTACCTGCTGCATGTGCGGCAATCGGTGCGGCGTGACACGATAAAAACGACAAACCTTGCCGCTAAGTGA
- a CDS encoding HAD family hydrolase — translation MTAPANRRDIAGIIFDKDGTLFDFHTTWADWTRGLLGALAAEHATSPEILARAVDFDLPTGRFLPGSPLIGATNREGAELLAGAIPGADAGAIEEAIRLTSAAAPLAAAVPLAPFLTGLSARGLKIGLVTNDTEYGARAHLTSAGVLAHFDFIAGYDTGHGAKPEAGALLAFAQQMGLAPSRVVMVGDSTHDLIPGRAAGMHTLGVLTGIAKTADLTPYADDVLPDIGHIPGWLDA, via the coding sequence ATGACAGCACCCGCAAACCGGCGCGATATCGCAGGGATCATCTTTGACAAGGACGGCACCCTGTTCGACTTTCACACCACCTGGGCCGATTGGACGCGCGGCTTGCTGGGCGCACTTGCCGCCGAGCACGCCACATCGCCGGAGATTCTGGCGCGCGCGGTCGATTTCGATCTGCCTACGGGCCGCTTTCTGCCGGGTAGCCCGCTGATCGGCGCCACCAACCGGGAGGGCGCCGAACTGCTGGCCGGGGCGATTCCGGGCGCAGACGCTGGCGCGATAGAAGAGGCGATCCGCCTGACATCTGCCGCTGCGCCGCTGGCCGCCGCCGTACCGCTGGCACCGTTCCTGACCGGGCTCTCCGCGCGCGGGCTGAAAATCGGGCTGGTCACGAACGATACCGAATATGGCGCACGCGCCCATCTGACCAGTGCTGGCGTGCTGGCGCATTTCGATTTCATCGCCGGATACGACACCGGCCACGGGGCCAAACCCGAGGCCGGCGCGCTGCTGGCCTTTGCGCAGCAGATGGGGCTGGCGCCGTCGCGTGTGGTCATGGTGGGCGACAGCACGCATGACCTGATCCCCGGACGGGCGGCGGGCATGCACACGCTGGGCGTGCTGACCGGCATCGCCAAAACGGCCGATCTGACGCCCTATGCCGATGATGTCCTGCCGGATATCGGCCACATCCCCGGCTGGCTGGACGCGTGA
- a CDS encoding DUF3572 domain-containing protein, with protein sequence MTNTRESAETLALQCLGWLLANDDLLPVFMGATGAGEDDLRRGAGDPAFLGAVLDFIMMNDDWVIDFCASVGAANDTLMRARAALPGGQEAHWT encoded by the coding sequence ATGACGAATACGCGGGAATCCGCCGAGACCCTCGCCTTGCAATGTTTGGGTTGGCTGCTTGCAAATGACGATCTACTGCCGGTTTTCATGGGGGCGACCGGGGCCGGAGAGGATGACCTGCGGCGCGGCGCCGGCGATCCTGCCTTTCTGGGCGCGGTTCTGGATTTCATCATGATGAACGACGACTGGGTGATTGATTTTTGCGCCTCGGTCGGCGCCGCCAATGACACGCTAATGCGCGCGCGCGCCGCATTGCCCGGCGGACAGGAGGCGCATTGGACATGA
- a CDS encoding diguanylate cyclase — protein MSGKIMIVDAVATNRIVLKVKLSAAHFEISQATSGRDAMAMARVVEPDLIVVGAALPDMDCADLIVALRAAPGTAVTPIVALLPQDTAQARVHALRAGADDVITQPIDERIILARLRGLLRQHHALQDMRLNAGSERAAGFGEAQGGFDRPGRITLLAVHMCDATALRTRLRSACRHQIATLRAGGPVTQAPGAPAADVFVLMIPGRAGDAATSEMALALMAELRAAPEARHSRIVAVVPSGCQPLAASLLDMGANDVIVGEADLGEWTLRMSRQIQRKQAIDRLRTRLHDGLRAAMIDPLTGLYNRRFAMPFLRELATAQAPGGKGFAVMVADLDHFKQINDHHGHATGDRVLCHVADLLGNGVREGDLVARIGGEEFLIIMPGADGDEARNTADRLCRRIAATAIMPKGEAGPVHVTISIGVAMGRGGQTSGAAAASVDALLEQADRALYRAKARGRNTVTLSARPAA, from the coding sequence ATGTCAGGCAAAATCATGATCGTCGATGCGGTAGCGACCAACAGGATCGTTCTCAAGGTCAAGCTGTCCGCGGCCCATTTCGAAATCTCGCAGGCGACCTCGGGCCGTGATGCAATGGCGATGGCGCGCGTTGTGGAACCAGATTTGATCGTCGTTGGCGCGGCCCTGCCAGATATGGACTGCGCCGATCTGATTGTGGCGTTGCGCGCCGCGCCGGGTACAGCCGTCACCCCCATCGTCGCCCTTCTGCCCCAGGATACAGCGCAGGCGCGCGTTCATGCGCTGAGGGCCGGGGCAGATGACGTCATAACCCAGCCCATCGACGAACGGATCATCCTGGCCCGCCTGCGCGGCCTGCTGCGTCAGCATCACGCGCTTCAGGATATGCGCCTGAACGCCGGGTCCGAGCGTGCCGCCGGTTTCGGCGAGGCGCAGGGCGGCTTTGATCGGCCCGGGCGCATCACCTTGCTGGCGGTCCATATGTGCGACGCCACGGCGCTGCGCACCCGCCTGCGCAGCGCCTGCCGGCACCAGATCGCCACGCTCCGGGCAGGCGGGCCGGTGACGCAAGCGCCCGGCGCACCGGCTGCTGATGTGTTCGTTCTGATGATACCGGGCCGTGCGGGCGATGCCGCCACCAGCGAAATGGCGCTTGCCCTGATGGCCGAACTGCGCGCGGCGCCCGAAGCACGCCACAGCCGTATCGTCGCGGTGGTGCCCAGCGGCTGCCAGCCGCTGGCCGCCAGCCTGCTGGACATGGGCGCCAACGACGTGATCGTGGGCGAGGCCGATCTGGGGGAATGGACGTTGCGGATGAGCCGCCAGATTCAGCGCAAACAGGCCATCGACCGTCTGCGCACGCGGCTGCATGACGGGCTGCGCGCCGCGATGATCGATCCATTGACCGGCCTATACAACCGCCGCTTCGCAATGCCGTTCCTGCGGGAACTCGCCACGGCTCAGGCCCCCGGCGGCAAGGGTTTTGCCGTGATGGTCGCCGATCTGGACCATTTCAAGCAGATCAATGACCATCACGGCCACGCCACGGGCGATCGGGTGCTGTGCCATGTCGCCGACCTGCTGGGCAATGGCGTGCGCGAGGGCGATCTGGTGGCCCGTATAGGCGGCGAGGAATTCCTGATCATCATGCCCGGCGCCGACGGGGACGAGGCCCGCAATACGGCCGATCGACTGTGCCGCCGTATCGCCGCCACCGCCATCATGCCCAAGGGCGAGGCCGGACCGGTGCATGTCACCATCAGCATCGGTGTCGCGATGGGCCGGGGCGGACAGACAAGTGGTGCAGCCGCCGCCAGCGTGGACGCCCTATTGGAACAGGCCGACCGCGCGCTTTACCGGGCCAAGGCACGGGGACGCAATACCGTGACCCTCAGCGCTCGCCCGGCCGCCTGA
- a CDS encoding DUF983 domain-containing protein produces the protein MTDQITIPTQERELWPALRKGFRCKCPNCGSGPLLKSYLKVRDTCAVCREDLSQHRADDGPAYLTILIVGHIMAPALHISFVQFRPDPLVLFTIFAIGCVGLSLYLLPRLKGAVVAFQWARQMHGFGTSA, from the coding sequence ATGACCGATCAGATCACAATCCCCACCCAAGAGCGCGAGCTGTGGCCCGCGCTGCGCAAGGGCTTTCGCTGCAAATGCCCCAATTGCGGCTCCGGACCCTTGCTGAAAAGCTATCTCAAGGTGCGCGACACCTGCGCCGTTTGCCGCGAGGATCTGTCGCAGCACCGCGCAGATGACGGCCCGGCCTACCTGACCATCCTGATCGTCGGGCACATCATGGCGCCTGCCCTGCACATCTCGTTCGTGCAGTTCCGCCCCGATCCGCTGGTGCTTTTCACGATCTTCGCCATTGGCTGCGTCGGCCTGTCGCTGTATCTTCTGCCACGGCTGAAGGGCGCGGTTGTCGCGTTTCAATGGGCGCGGCAGATGCACGGCTTTGGTACAAGCGCCTGA
- a CDS encoding NUDIX hydrolase gives MSDRSTPIRDAATVIVLRRDGAQRQVLMGQRGAKAAFMPSKFVFPGGAVDPGDAAVPLAAPLPALCAERLVEDSAPGLAAALAAAAIRELWEESGLIIGRPGTWPDPVPHDWTGFAARGYVPDARALQFVFRAITPPGRPRRFDARFFLIDADHIAGDPGDFSAASEELSHLQWVPLPEARRFDLPFITEVVLAEIAARGDDTAPPTSIPFFRNDDEQSLFLRLNGASPLGSPTP, from the coding sequence ATGTCTGATCGATCCACGCCGATCCGCGACGCGGCGACCGTCATCGTCCTGCGACGCGACGGGGCACAGCGACAGGTCCTGATGGGCCAGCGCGGCGCAAAAGCGGCCTTCATGCCCAGCAAGTTCGTCTTTCCCGGCGGCGCGGTCGATCCCGGCGACGCCGCCGTACCCCTTGCCGCGCCCCTACCCGCGCTTTGCGCCGAACGGCTGGTCGAGGACAGCGCGCCGGGCCTGGCCGCTGCGCTGGCTGCCGCCGCCATCCGCGAGCTGTGGGAGGAATCGGGCCTCATCATCGGGCGCCCCGGCACATGGCCCGATCCGGTTCCGCACGACTGGACGGGTTTCGCCGCGCGTGGCTATGTGCCGGACGCGCGCGCTCTGCAATTCGTCTTTCGCGCGATCACGCCGCCGGGCCGCCCGCGCCGCTTTGACGCGCGGTTCTTTTTGATCGACGCCGACCACATCGCAGGCGATCCCGGCGATTTCAGCGCCGCCAGCGAAGAACTGTCGCATCTGCAATGGGTGCCTCTTCCCGAGGCGCGCCGCTTTGATCTGCCGTTCATCACCGAGGTGGTGCTGGCCGAAATCGCCGCGCGCGGCGATGACACGGCGCCGCCGACCTCGATCCCTTTCTTTCGCAACGATGACGAACAAAGCCTGTTCCTGCGCCTTAACGGAGCAAGCCCACTAGGATCACCGACACCGTAA
- a CDS encoding DMT family transporter, protein MSAWILLAIAAAAFQTLRFVLQKRLSMGALSTGGATFARFAYSLPFVVPLAALYLWWAGVALPTLTPLFWAYALAGGLAQILATWCMVALFAARNFAVGITFKKTETVQTALIGLIVLGDRISWAGFAAILIGLAGVLILSGGVGAARWRLLNRAAALGLIAGALFAVSAVGYRGATLEVASDDALLRALVALAVVTTSQAVGMALWLRWREAGEIGRVIAARRTAVWMGLTGLGGSLCWFTAFTLQNAAYVFAVGQVEVIFSLIAAKLVFGETATRREFGGIALVTVSVILVGLLR, encoded by the coding sequence ATGTCTGCATGGATCCTTCTCGCTATCGCCGCCGCCGCGTTCCAGACGCTGCGCTTTGTGCTGCAAAAACGCCTCAGCATGGGGGCGCTGTCGACGGGCGGCGCGACCTTTGCGCGCTTTGCCTACTCATTGCCCTTCGTGGTGCCGCTGGCCGCGCTTTACCTGTGGTGGGCGGGCGTGGCCCTGCCCACGCTGACGCCGCTGTTCTGGGCCTATGCGCTGGCGGGCGGACTGGCGCAGATCCTTGCGACATGGTGCATGGTCGCGTTGTTTGCCGCGCGCAATTTCGCCGTCGGTATCACGTTCAAAAAGACCGAGACGGTGCAGACCGCGCTGATCGGTCTGATCGTACTGGGCGACCGGATCAGCTGGGCGGGGTTTGCCGCGATCCTGATCGGGCTTGCCGGCGTGCTGATCCTGTCGGGCGGGGTCGGGGCCGCGCGCTGGCGCCTGCTGAACCGCGCCGCCGCGCTGGGGCTGATCGCGGGGGCGCTGTTCGCGGTGTCGGCGGTCGGCTATCGCGGCGCGACGCTGGAGGTGGCCAGCGATGACGCATTGTTGCGCGCGCTGGTGGCGCTGGCGGTCGTGACCACATCGCAGGCGGTGGGCATGGCGCTGTGGCTACGCTGGCGCGAGGCGGGCGAGATCGGGCGCGTCATCGCGGCGCGGCGCACGGCGGTCTGGATGGGGTTGACCGGCCTTGGCGGTAGCCTGTGCTGGTTCACTGCTTTCACGTTGCAGAACGCCGCATACGTTTTTGCCGTGGGGCAGGTCGAGGTGATATTTTCGCTGATCGCGGCCAAGCTGGTGTTTGGCGAAACGGCGACGCGGCGCGAATTTGGAGGAATTGCGCTGGTTACGGTGTCGGTGATCCTAGTGGGCTTGCTCCGTTAA
- a CDS encoding fatty acid desaturase has translation MRDVEWPTLALLLAVYALWALATTWAAAIWLPLGILLTTLAIAQHSSLTHEVLHGHPFRNQRLNEATIWPCLGLFVPYARFRDTHLAHHHDALLTDPYDDPESNYLDPVVWARLPHIARAVLRFNNTLLGRVTVGPMVGMIVFWRGDWRAIRAGDIAIRRSWLWQLAAIAPVLAWVWASPMPVWAYAIAAYGAMSLLKIRTFLEHRAHDRASGRTVVIEDRGPLALLFLNNNYHVVHHMHPKTAWYLLPRLYAQNKAHYLGRNDGYVYRNYAQIFRRYFLRAKDPVAHPLWPRP, from the coding sequence ATGCGTGACGTCGAATGGCCGACGCTGGCGTTGCTGCTGGCGGTCTATGCGCTTTGGGCGCTGGCGACGACATGGGCCGCTGCGATATGGTTGCCGCTGGGCATTTTGCTGACAACGCTGGCCATCGCGCAACATTCATCGCTGACGCATGAGGTGCTGCACGGCCACCCGTTCCGCAACCAGCGCCTGAACGAGGCGACAATCTGGCCCTGTCTTGGTCTCTTCGTGCCCTATGCCCGCTTTCGCGACACGCATCTGGCGCATCATCACGACGCGCTGCTGACCGACCCCTATGACGACCCGGAATCCAACTATCTGGACCCGGTCGTCTGGGCGCGCCTGCCACATATCGCCCGCGCGGTGCTGCGGTTCAATAACACGCTGCTGGGGCGCGTCACCGTCGGGCCCATGGTGGGTATGATCGTCTTCTGGCGCGGCGACTGGCGCGCGATCCGTGCGGGTGACATTGCCATCCGGCGCAGTTGGCTGTGGCAGTTGGCTGCCATTGCGCCGGTGCTGGCATGGGTATGGGCGTCGCCCATGCCGGTCTGGGCCTACGCGATTGCTGCCTATGGCGCGATGTCACTGCTCAAGATCCGCACCTTTCTGGAGCACCGCGCGCATGATCGTGCCAGCGGGCGCACCGTGGTGATCGAGGATCGCGGCCCGCTGGCGTTGCTGTTCCTGAACAACAATTACCACGTCGTACACCACATGCACCCCAAGACGGCGTGGTATCTTCTGCCGCGCCTTTATGCACAGAACAAGGCGCATTACCTCGGCCGCAACGACGGCTACGTCTATCGCAACTATGCGCAAATTTTCCGCCGCTATTTCCTGCGTGCCAAGGATCCGGTGGCGCATCCGCTCTGGCCCCGGCCCTGA
- a CDS encoding DUF2061 domain-containing protein has translation MERPKRTMVKAIIWNLNGLLVMSLVGYAMTGSAGIGGVMAVVNTAIGLSLYVLYERVWSRISWGRVNA, from the coding sequence ATGGAGCGGCCCAAACGCACGATGGTCAAGGCGATCATCTGGAACCTCAACGGCCTGTTGGTGATGAGCCTTGTCGGCTACGCCATGACAGGCTCTGCCGGAATCGGCGGGGTGATGGCGGTGGTGAACACGGCAATCGGGCTGAGCCTTTATGTCCTGTACGAGCGGGTTTGGTCGCGCATTTCCTGGGGTCGCGTCAATGCGTGA
- a CDS encoding helix-turn-helix domain-containing protein: MMVKTDKRARATLFRSRLREAMGKKRMSQSALARAIGVDRSTVSQLLGGVGARLPNAQVVAECARSLGISADWLLGLTDRPETAADILANSLSLTEAPRAAVDAQIFDWHKEAAGYKIRHVPAAMPDMLKTRAMLEWEYAPHLGRSTDQVIGASEDRLDWMRNAQSDYEIAMPLYELHSFVRAEGYYRGLPLDVRRAQIARLIDVTGQLYPRLRLYLFDARRVYSAPITIFGPLLAVLYIGRNYMAFRDTERVQALTEHFDHLVREASVSDREMPDYLTDLAGDMRA, translated from the coding sequence ATGATGGTAAAAACAGACAAACGCGCCCGCGCGACTCTGTTCCGCTCGCGATTGCGCGAAGCGATGGGCAAAAAACGCATGAGCCAGAGCGCGCTGGCCCGCGCCATCGGCGTCGACCGCTCGACCGTGTCGCAGCTGCTGGGCGGTGTCGGTGCGCGCCTGCCCAATGCGCAGGTGGTCGCGGAATGCGCGCGCAGCCTCGGGATTTCAGCCGACTGGCTGCTGGGGCTGACCGACCGGCCCGAAACGGCGGCGGATATCCTGGCCAATTCGCTGTCGCTGACCGAGGCGCCGCGCGCCGCCGTCGATGCGCAGATTTTTGACTGGCACAAGGAGGCAGCGGGCTACAAGATCCGCCATGTTCCTGCCGCGATGCCCGATATGCTGAAAACGCGGGCGATGCTGGAATGGGAATACGCGCCGCATCTGGGCCGCAGCACCGATCAGGTGATCGGCGCGTCCGAGGACCGGCTGGACTGGATGCGCAATGCGCAATCGGATTACGAGATCGCGATGCCGCTCTATGAGTTGCACAGTTTCGTGCGCGCCGAGGGGTATTATCGCGGCCTGCCGCTGGACGTGCGGCGCGCGCAGATCGCGCGGCTGATCGACGTCACCGGACAGCTATACCCGCGCTTGCGGCTGTATCTGTTCGACGCGCGCCGGGTCTATTCGGCGCCGATCACCATCTTCGGCCCGCTACTGGCCGTGCTGTATATCGGGCGCAATTACATGGCCTTCCGCGATACCGAGCGGGTGCAGGCCCTGACCGAACATTTCGACCACCTCGTGCGGGAAGCGTCGGTGTCGGACCGCGAGATGCCGGACTACCTGACGGATCTCGCGGGCGACATGCGGGCCTGA
- a CDS encoding aldo/keto reductase, whose protein sequence is MKMNPLGRTGLMVSELCLGSMTWGTQNTEAEGHAQIDHALERGINFIDTAEMYPVNPKTAETQGRTEEIIGTWFAATGRRADVILASKVSGPGMDYVRGGAPMTADGIRLAVEGSLRRLQTDHIDLYQLHWPNRGSYMFRQNWTYDPSGQDSAAVLDDIAATLEALNAEVARGTIAHIGLSNESAWGTAQFLRLSEANGWPRVASIQNEYSLLCRLYDTDLAELSAHEDVGLLAFTPLAAGLLTGKYQDGAVPAGSRMSIVSDLGGRKTERVFPAVQAYLDIASRHGLDPAQMALAWTLTRPFMTSSIFGATTMAQLDVALGAADITLDDAVLSEIDTAHRAHPMPF, encoded by the coding sequence ATGAAGATGAACCCGCTTGGCCGCACCGGCCTGATGGTGTCCGAACTCTGCCTTGGCTCGATGACCTGGGGCACCCAGAACACCGAGGCCGAAGGCCATGCCCAGATCGATCACGCGCTGGAGCGCGGCATCAACTTCATCGACACCGCCGAGATGTACCCGGTCAATCCCAAGACCGCCGAAACCCAAGGGCGCACCGAAGAGATCATCGGCACATGGTTCGCTGCGACGGGTCGGCGCGCCGACGTCATCCTCGCCAGCAAGGTCAGCGGGCCGGGGATGGACTATGTGCGCGGCGGCGCGCCGATGACGGCGGATGGGATACGGCTGGCCGTCGAAGGTTCACTGCGGCGGTTGCAGACCGATCACATCGACCTCTACCAGCTGCACTGGCCCAATCGCGGCAGCTATATGTTCCGTCAGAACTGGACCTATGATCCGTCCGGGCAGGACAGCGCCGCCGTGCTGGACGACATCGCCGCCACGTTGGAGGCCCTGAACGCCGAGGTCGCGCGCGGCACCATCGCCCATATCGGCCTGTCAAACGAAAGCGCATGGGGCACCGCGCAATTCCTCCGCCTGTCCGAGGCGAATGGCTGGCCGCGCGTCGCCAGTATCCAGAACGAGTATTCGCTGCTCTGCCGTCTCTATGACACCGATCTGGCCGAGCTGTCCGCACATGAGGATGTCGGCCTGCTGGCCTTTACGCCGCTCGCGGCGGGGCTGCTGACGGGCAAGTATCAGGACGGCGCCGTGCCCGCAGGCTCGCGCATGTCAATCGTCAGCGATCTGGGCGGGCGCAAGACCGAGCGCGTATTTCCGGCCGTTCAGGCCTATCTGGACATCGCGTCGCGCCATGGGCTGGACCCGGCGCAGATGGCGCTGGCCTGGACGCTTACGCGCCCTTTCATGACCTCCTCAATTTTCGGCGCGACGACGATGGCGCAGCTGGATGTGGCGCTTGGCGCGGCGGATATCACGCTCGACGATGCGGTGCTGAGCGAGATCGACACCGCTCATCGCGCGCATCCCATGCCTTTCTGA